A single region of the Aquarana catesbeiana isolate 2022-GZ linkage group LG07, ASM4218655v1, whole genome shotgun sequence genome encodes:
- the LOC141102846 gene encoding uncharacterized protein gives MRKQQHRGPMREAQANRTRFLSQTIHVWQTPVIWATEGSLVTLPCDYRIIGESASTGSFKWYKYITKFRSEVYENQKNFSGRLYRVNQDQFIHGRSAAITLHPVELSDSGMYSCEVIFQIGQQISGEGNGTLLNVTAALRSYTISNVIRMILGVMVVLAALSVCCSSRDKRERSPHLESEVESSIVSSQPNSPSSEVNVAIGINNIQPNECDKGTSDMRMSLGEP, from the exons ATGAGAAAACAGCAGCACAGAGGACCAATGAGGGAAGCACAAGCAAACAGGACCA GATTTCTATCGCAGACAATCCATGTATGGCAGACTCCAGTAATATGGGCCACAGAGGGCAGTTTGGTCACCTTACCGTGTGACTACAGAATCATCGGAGAGAGCGCTTCCACTGGGTCCTTCAAGTGGTACAAATACATAACAAAATTTAGGTCAGAGGTCTATGAGAATCAAAAAAATTTCTCCGGAAGACTCTACAGAGTGAACCAAGATCAGTTCATCCATGGACGATCGGccgccatcaccctgcaccctgTGGAGTTGTCAGACTCCGGGATGTATTCCTGTGAAGTTATATTTCAGATCGGCCAACAAATATCTGGAGAAGGAAATGGGACATTGCTCAATGTGACAG cagcactTCGCTCCTACACCATTTCAAATGTCATCAGAATGATTCTTGGGGTTATGGTGGTCCTGGCCGCCCTGTCTGTCTGCTGTTCCAGCCGAG ATAAGAGGGAAAGGAGTCCCCATCTGGAGAGTGAAGTAGAATCCAGCATAGTTTCCTCACAACCAAATTCTCCATCTTCAGAGGTGAATGTGGCTATcggtataaacaatattcaacccaatGAGTGTGACAAAGGAACATCAGATATGAGGATGAGTTTGGGGGAGCCATGA